From a region of the Thermosipho melanesiensis BI429 genome:
- the yqeK gene encoding bis(5'-nucleosyl)-tetraphosphatase (symmetrical) YqeK gives MITKKKLDKIKKIVDLFVGKDRMKHIVGTAKFAETLAKVHGLDTTVAQFLGYAHDLFRDFSEDRLVRMANVFGLKVTPEDREFPILLHGKLAAEYVRLKFNISDDDILDAIRYHTSGFKDFGVYGKLLFLADSLEETRNYPNVSYLREIAFKDLDMAFFEVMKNKLIYALSRNLLILNESIECWNYLIRKRKGGLL, from the coding sequence TTGATAACGAAAAAAAAATTGGATAAAATAAAAAAAATTGTGGATTTATTTGTAGGAAAAGATAGAATGAAACATATTGTGGGAACTGCTAAGTTTGCAGAAACTTTGGCAAAAGTTCATGGTTTAGACACAACAGTTGCACAGTTTTTAGGATACGCTCATGATTTATTTAGGGATTTTTCTGAAGATAGATTGGTAAGAATGGCAAATGTATTTGGTTTGAAAGTAACACCTGAAGATAGAGAGTTTCCTATTTTGCTACATGGAAAGTTAGCAGCAGAATATGTAAGATTAAAGTTTAATATAAGTGATGATGATATTTTAGATGCTATAAGATATCATACATCAGGATTTAAAGACTTTGGTGTGTATGGAAAATTATTGTTTCTTGCAGATTCATTGGAGGAGACTAGAAATTATCCAAACGTGTCGTATTTAAGGGAAATTGCTTTCAAGGATTTAGATATGGCTTTTTTTGAGGTTATGAAGAATAAGCTGATATATGCACTTTCAAGGAACTTACTAATATTAAATGAAAGTATTGAATGTTGGAATTATTTGATAAGAAAAAGAAAAGGAGGTTTATTATGA